A single Alcanivorax borkumensis SK2 DNA region contains:
- a CDS encoding methyl-accepting chemotaxis protein — MKFNSGALFEKLRGGAGEGNTLNIALYVGLAIFIVLALANFLLSATTANKAQENITRASEMRVISQQIAKNALEAAAGNADAFELLDKSQKGFQSAWNAVKDEQVSDPEAMARLQTLWDEVNANADVILKGEDTVLDLHEVADTLAQTIPSLQAEYEGVVEILVTTDAAPEQIAFAQRQSWLAERIVRSIAKVLEGGDGAVIAADSFGRDASLFGRIMNGMIEGDAAMGIDQVNDPDALDYLAEIADLFDEFVNQSVDEILETAPELFQVRNAADTIFRRSQDLLEESTNLNNQFENTTSGLFPSVWLGGVSAGLAVLFFFIIMAQRNRQAAKLKDELESENQRNQAAILRLLDELGDLADGDLTVQATVTEDFTGAIADSINYSIDQLRNLVQTINNSAVQVASAAQETQSTAMHLAEASEHQAQEIAGASAAVNEMAVSIDQVSANAAESAAVAERAVAIANKGAEVVQATIHGMDTIREQIQETSKRIKRLGESSQEIGDIVSLINDIADQTNILALNAAIQASMAGEAGRGFAVVADEVQRLAERSAAATKQIETLVKTIQTDTNEAVISMEATTAEVVKGARLAQDAGVALEEIESVSKTLADLIQNISNAARQQAASAGHISNTMNVIQEITSQTSAGTTATARSIGNLAEMAQDMRNSVAGFRLPEHS, encoded by the coding sequence ATGAAGTTCAATTCAGGAGCATTGTTCGAAAAACTGCGGGGGGGCGCAGGCGAGGGCAACACGCTGAATATTGCCCTTTATGTAGGCCTAGCCATCTTTATCGTACTAGCACTGGCTAACTTTCTGCTGTCCGCCACTACGGCAAACAAGGCCCAGGAAAACATCACCCGCGCTTCCGAGATGCGGGTGATCTCCCAGCAAATTGCCAAAAACGCCCTGGAAGCGGCCGCCGGCAACGCCGACGCCTTTGAATTGCTGGATAAATCGCAGAAGGGCTTCCAGTCAGCCTGGAACGCCGTAAAAGACGAACAGGTTAGCGACCCTGAAGCCATGGCCCGTCTGCAAACCCTATGGGATGAAGTGAACGCCAACGCCGACGTGATTCTGAAAGGGGAGGACACAGTACTGGACCTGCACGAAGTGGCAGATACGCTGGCCCAGACCATCCCTTCCCTACAGGCCGAATACGAAGGCGTGGTGGAAATTCTAGTGACCACCGATGCCGCCCCAGAACAAATTGCTTTTGCACAGCGCCAGTCCTGGCTGGCTGAACGCATCGTTAGGTCCATCGCCAAAGTGCTAGAAGGCGGCGACGGCGCGGTAATCGCTGCAGATTCCTTCGGCCGTGATGCCAGCCTGTTTGGTCGTATCATGAACGGCATGATTGAGGGTGACGCGGCCATGGGCATTGACCAGGTAAACGACCCCGATGCCCTGGATTATCTGGCTGAAATTGCTGACTTGTTCGATGAATTCGTTAACCAGTCCGTGGATGAAATTCTAGAAACGGCCCCCGAGTTGTTCCAGGTACGTAACGCAGCTGACACCATCTTCCGCCGTTCTCAGGACCTGTTGGAAGAATCCACCAACCTGAACAACCAGTTTGAAAACACCACTAGCGGGCTGTTTCCATCCGTATGGCTAGGTGGCGTGTCCGCGGGTCTCGCGGTGCTGTTCTTCTTTATCATCATGGCCCAGCGGAACCGCCAAGCGGCAAAGCTGAAAGACGAACTGGAAAGTGAAAACCAGCGTAACCAAGCGGCAATTCTACGTCTGCTCGACGAACTGGGCGACCTAGCAGACGGTGACCTAACCGTACAGGCCACTGTCACCGAGGATTTTACCGGTGCCATTGCTGACTCCATCAACTATTCCATTGACCAACTGCGTAATCTGGTACAAACGATCAACAACTCGGCGGTACAGGTCGCTTCCGCAGCCCAAGAAACTCAGTCCACGGCGATGCACCTGGCCGAAGCCTCCGAGCACCAAGCCCAGGAAATTGCCGGCGCCTCCGCTGCGGTGAACGAAATGGCAGTGTCCATTGACCAGGTATCCGCCAACGCCGCCGAATCAGCCGCGGTAGCAGAGCGGGCAGTAGCCATCGCCAACAAGGGCGCCGAAGTCGTACAGGCCACCATCCACGGCATGGACACCATTCGCGAACAGATCCAGGAAACCTCCAAACGGATCAAGCGTTTGGGTGAGTCCTCCCAGGAAATTGGTGACATCGTATCCCTGATTAACGACATTGCCGACCAGACCAACATTCTCGCCTTGAACGCCGCCATTCAGGCATCCATGGCCGGCGAAGCCGGCCGAGGCTTTGCAGTCGTTGCGGATGAGGTACAGCGCCTCGCAGAACGCTCCGCCGCCGCCACCAAACAAATTGAAACCTTGGTAAAAACTATTCAGACCGATACCAACGAAGCCGTTATTTCCATGGAAGCTACCACTGCCGAGGTCGTAAAAGGCGCGCGCTTGGCACAGGATGCGGGCGTGGCACTGGAAGAAATTGAAAGCGTATCCAAAACCTTGGCAGACCTGATCCAGAACATTTCCAACGCGGCGCGTCAGCAAGCGGCCTCTGCGGGACATATCTCCAACACCATGAACGTGATTCAGGAAATCACCTCACAGACCTCTGCCGGTACTACTGCCACGGCTCGTTCCATTGGTAACTTGGCTGAAATGGCCCAAGACATGCGTAATTCCGTTGCCGGCTTCCGCCTACCGGAGCACTCCTGA